In the genome of Streptococcus mitis, one region contains:
- a CDS encoding antirestriction protein ArdA produces the protein MDDMQVYIANLGKYNEGELVGAWFTFPIDFEEVKEKIGLNDEYEEYAIHDYELPFTVDEYTSIGELNRLWEMVSELPEELQSELSALLTHFSSIEELSEHQEDIIIHSDCDDMYDVARYYIEETGALGEVPASLQNYIDYQAYGRDLDLSGTFISTNHGIFEIVY, from the coding sequence ATGGACGATATGCAAGTCTATATTGCGAATTTAGGCAAATACAATGAGGGCGAATTGGTCGGTGCGTGGTTTACCTTTCCCATTGACTTTGAGGAAGTCAAAGAGAAAATCGGCTTGAATGATGAATATGAGGAATACGCCATTCATGACTACGAGTTACCCTTTACGGTTGACGAATACACTTCCATTGGCGAACTCAATCGACTATGGGAAATGGTATCGGAATTACCCGAAGAATTACAATCGGAGCTATCTGCTCTGCTCACTCATTTTTCAAGCATTGAAGAACTAAGCGAACATCAAGAGGATATTATCATTCATTCCGATTGTGATGATATGTATGACGTGGCACGCTACTACATTGAAGAAACGGGTGCTTTAGGCGAAGTACCAGCTAGTCTTCAAAACTATATTGATTATCAAGCCTATGGTCGGGATTTAGACCTTTCAGGAACGTTTATCTCAACCAATCATGGGATTTTTGAAATCGTCTATTAA
- a CDS encoding Cro/Cl family transcriptional regulator: MEGFLLNEQTWLQHLKEKRLAYGLSQNRLAVATGITRQYLSDIETGKVKPSEDLQQSLWEALERFNPDAPLEMLFDYVRIRFPTTDVQQVVENILQLKLSYFLHEDYGFYSYSEHYALGDIFVLCSHELDKGVLVELKGRGCRQFESYLLAQQRSWYEFFMDVLVAGGVMKRLDLAINDKTGILNIPVLTEKCQQEECISVFRSFKSYRSGELVRKEEKECMGNTLYIGSLQSEVYFCIYEKDYEQYKKNDIPIEDAEVKNRFEIRLKNERAYYAVRDLLVYDNPEHTAFKIINRYIRFVDKDDSKPRSDWKLNEEWAWFIGNNRERLKLTTKPEPYSFQRTLNWLSHQVAPTLKVAIKLDEINQTQVVKDILDHAKLTDRHKQILKQQSVKEQDVITTKK, encoded by the coding sequence TTGGAGGGATTTTTACTGAATGAACAAACTTGGTTACAGCATTTAAAAGAAAAACGCTTGGCTTATGGACTATCTCAAAACCGTTTAGCTGTTGCGACTGGTATTACAAGGCAGTATCTAAGCGATATTGAAACAGGAAAAGTCAAGCCATCAGAGGATTTACAGCAGTCCCTTTGGGAAGCTCTGGAACGCTTCAATCCCGACGCTCCCCTTGAAATGCTGTTTGATTATGTAAGGATTCGCTTTCCGACAACAGACGTACAGCAGGTGGTCGAAAACATCTTACAACTGAAACTGTCCTATTTTCTTCATGAGGACTATGGTTTCTATTCTTATTCAGAGCATTATGCTTTAGGCGACATATTCGTCCTTTGCTCCCATGAACTGGACAAAGGAGTTCTGGTGGAATTGAAAGGTCGTGGGTGCAGACAATTTGAAAGCTATCTTCTGGCACAACAAAGAAGCTGGTATGAGTTCTTTATGGACGTTTTGGTGGCTGGCGGTGTGATGAAACGCCTTGACCTTGCCATTAACGATAAGACAGGGATTTTGAATATCCCTGTACTCACTGAAAAGTGCCAACAGGAAGAATGTATCTCCGTCTTCCGCAGTTTTAAAAGCTATCGCAGTGGCGAACTGGTACGCAAAGAGGAAAAGGAATGTATGGGAAACACCCTCTATATCGGTTCATTACAAAGTGAAGTTTATTTCTGTATCTATGAAAAGGACTACGAGCAGTACAAGAAAAATGATATTCCCATTGAAGACGCAGAAGTAAAAAACCGTTTTGAGATTCGATTGAAAAATGAGCGTGCCTATTATGCAGTCCGTGATTTACTCGTCTATGACAATCCAGAGCATACCGCCTTTAAAATTATCAATCGGTATATCCGTTTTGTAGATAAAGACGATTCCAAACCTCGTTCTGATTGGAAACTGAATGAAGAATGGGCTTGGTTTATTGGGAACAATCGTGAACGATTAAAACTAACCACAAAACCAGAGCCTTACTCCTTCCAAAGGACGCTGAACTGGCTATCTCATCAAGTTGCCCCGACCTTAAAGGTTGCGATTAAACTTGATGAAATCAACCAGACGCAGGTTGTAAAAGACATTCTCGACCATGCGAAACTGACAGACCGACACAAGCAGATTTTGAAGCAACAGTCAGTAAAAGAACAGGACGTGATAACAACAAAAAAATAA
- a CDS encoding cell division protein FtsK produces the protein MRQRGKRIRPSGKDLVFHFTIASLLPVFLLVVGLFHVKTIQQINWQDFNLSQADKIDIPYLIISFSVAILICLLVAFVFKRVRYDTVKQLYHRQKLAKMILENKWYESEQVKTEGFFKDSAGRTKKITYFPKMYYRLKNGLIQIRVEITLGKYQDQLLHLEKKLESGLYCELTDKELKDSYVEYTLLYDTIASRISIDEVEAKDGKLRLMKNVWWEYDKLPHMLIAGGTGGGKTYFILTLIEALLHTDSKLYILDPKNADLADLGSVMANVYYRKEDLLSCIETFYEEMMKRSEEMKQMKNYKTGKNYAYLGLPAHFLIFDEYVAFMEMLGTKENTAVMNKLKQIVMLGRQAGFFLILACQRPDAKYLGDGIRDQFNFRVALGRMSEMGYGMMFGSDVQKDFFLKRIKGRGYVDVGTSVISEFYTPLVPKGYDFLEEIKKLSNSRQSTQATCEAEVAGVD, from the coding sequence ATGAGACAGCGTGGTAAAAGGATTCGCCCATCTGGTAAAGATTTAGTCTTTCATTTTACGATAGCGTCACTCCTGCCTGTTTTCCTGCTGGTTGTCGGACTGTTTCATGTGAAGACAATCCAGCAGATCAACTGGCAGGATTTTAACCTATCACAAGCAGATAAGATTGACATTCCCTATTTAATTATCAGTTTCAGTGTCGCAATTCTTATCTGCTTGCTGGTAGCGTTTGTATTCAAACGGGTTCGCTATGATACGGTTAAACAACTTTACCACCGTCAAAAACTGGCAAAGATGATACTTGAAAACAAGTGGTATGAATCTGAACAGGTCAAAACAGAGGGTTTCTTTAAAGATAGTGCTGGTCGTACAAAAAAGATAACCTACTTCCCTAAAATGTATTATCGACTTAAAAATGGCTTGATACAGATACGGGTGGAAATCACGCTGGGAAAATATCAAGACCAACTCTTACACTTGGAAAAGAAATTAGAGAGTGGCTTGTACTGTGAGCTGACGGATAAAGAGTTAAAGGATTCCTATGTGGAATATACTTTGCTCTATGACACCATAGCCAGTCGTATTTCTATTGATGAAGTAGAAGCTAAAGATGGTAAACTTCGCTTAATGAAAAACGTATGGTGGGAATATGATAAGCTCCCTCATATGTTGATTGCTGGTGGTACAGGTGGCGGTAAAACTTACTTTATACTGACACTGATTGAAGCCTTGCTTCATACAGATTCAAAACTGTATATTCTTGACCCGAAAAATGCTGACCTTGCGGACTTAGGTTCTGTGATGGCAAATGTCTACTATAGAAAAGAAGACTTGCTTTCTTGCATTGAAACATTCTATGAAGAAATGATGAAACGTAGTGAGGAAATGAAGCAGATGAAGAACTATAAGACTGGCAAAAATTATGCTTACTTAGGTCTCCCGGCACACTTCTTAATCTTTGATGAATACGTCGCTTTCATGGAAATGCTGGGAACAAAAGAAAACACCGCAGTTATGAATAAGCTGAAACAGATTGTCATGTTAGGTCGTCAAGCTGGCTTCTTTCTAATACTGGCTTGTCAACGTCCAGACGCAAAATATTTAGGCGACGGAATCCGTGATCAGTTTAATTTCAGAGTGGCTTTAGGTCGTATGTCTGAAATGGGCTATGGCATGATGTTTGGCAGTGACGTACAAAAGGATTTCTTCTTAAAGCGAATCAAAGGTCGTGGCTATGTTGATGTAGGAACAAGTGTCATATCAGAGTTTTATACTCCCCTTGTACCAAAAGGATATGATTTCTTGGAGGAAATTAAAAAGTTATCCAACAGCAGACAGTCCACGCAGGCGACGTGCGAAGCGGAAGTCGCAGGTGTGGACTGA
- a CDS encoding conjugal transfer protein yields the protein MMRLANGIVLDKDTTFGELKFSALRREVRIQNEDGSVSDEIKERTYDLKSKGQGRMIQVSIPASVPLKEFDYNARVELINPIADTVATATYQGADVDWYIKADDIVLTKDSSSFKAQPQAKKEPTQDK from the coding sequence ATGATGAGATTAGCAAATGGCATTGTATTAGATAAAGACACGACTTTTGGAGAATTGAAATTCTCTGCTCTACGTCGTGAAGTGAGAATCCAAAATGAAGACGGGTCGGTTTCAGATGAAATCAAGGAACGTACCTATGACTTAAAATCCAAAGGACAAGGACGCATGATTCAAGTAAGTATTCCTGCCAGCGTGCCTTTGAAAGAGTTTGATTATAACGCACGGGTGGAACTTATCAATCCCATTGCGGACACCGTTGCTACTGCCACCTATCAAGGAGCAGATGTTGACTGGTATATCAAGGCAGACGATATTGTGCTGACAAAGGATTCTAGTTCATTCAAAGCTCAACCACAAGCAAAGAAAGAACCGACACAAGACAAATAG
- a CDS encoding conjugal transfer protein, whose amino-acid sequence MELKFVIPNMEKTFGNLEFAGEDKVVQRRINGRLTVLSRSYNLYSDVQRADDIVVVLPAEAGEKHFGFEERVKLVNPRITAEGYKIGTRGFTNYLLHADDMIKE is encoded by the coding sequence ATGGAACTTAAATTTGTGATTCCCAACATGGAAAAAACATTCGGCAATTTAGAATTTGCTGGCGAGGATAAAGTCGTTCAGCGAAGAATCAACGGACGGCTAACTGTCTTATCAAGAAGCTATAATCTCTATTCTGATGTTCAAAGAGCAGATGATATTGTGGTGGTGCTTCCTGCTGAAGCTGGCGAAAAACATTTCGGCTTTGAGGAACGTGTGAAGTTAGTCAATCCACGTATTACCGCAGAGGGCTACAAAATCGGCACTCGTGGTTTTACAAATTACCTTTTACATGCTGACGACATGATAAAAGAATAA
- a CDS encoding MutR family transcriptional regulator yields MIIGETYRKIREGKGISISSLAGAEISKSQISRFELGETEISFFKLLYLLEKIGVTLEEFLLSCNNYQPSDFNTLIRLVQQAAYNQEIKSLLNMVSKEMELFRETKSHYHKLNAIFIESIIYGIDNTHQLSNQDTSYLTNYLFSVENWGYYEILILGNCCRAILPNLLFRYAKEALKKGKLYSSIPRNKQALVQLLLNSLLIMIENSLYEEALFLEQATKNILSNSTDFFEQTILLYLEGFFELKFHHNQKSILKIEDALKIFELFNKTLYKNYKDYYKKNIIILLQCGNSYFE; encoded by the coding sequence ATGATTATAGGTGAAACTTATAGAAAAATACGAGAAGGAAAAGGTATTTCTATTTCTTCATTAGCAGGTGCAGAAATTTCAAAGTCTCAAATATCTAGATTTGAATTAGGAGAGACAGAAATCTCATTTTTTAAATTATTATATCTACTTGAAAAAATAGGTGTAACACTAGAGGAGTTTTTGCTTTCATGTAATAATTATCAGCCTTCAGACTTCAATACCTTGATACGCTTAGTTCAACAGGCTGCATACAATCAAGAAATCAAATCATTACTTAATATGGTAAGTAAAGAGATGGAACTGTTTAGAGAAACCAAATCTCATTATCATAAGTTAAACGCTATTTTCATTGAAAGTATTATCTATGGAATTGATAATACTCATCAATTGAGTAATCAAGACACCTCTTATCTTACTAATTATTTATTTTCTGTTGAAAACTGGGGATATTACGAAATTCTTATTCTTGGAAATTGTTGTCGAGCAATATTACCAAATTTATTATTTAGATATGCCAAAGAGGCGCTTAAAAAAGGAAAGTTGTATAGTTCTATACCTAGAAATAAACAAGCTCTCGTTCAATTACTTCTTAATTCACTTCTTATTATGATTGAAAACAGCTTATATGAGGAAGCTTTATTTTTAGAACAAGCTACTAAGAATATATTATCTAATTCCACAGATTTTTTTGAACAAACTATTCTTTTGTATTTAGAAGGATTTTTTGAACTTAAATTTCATCATAATCAAAAATCAATTTTAAAAATAGAAGATGCTTTAAAAATTTTTGAATTATTCAATAAAACATTATACAAAAATTATAAAGATTACTACAAAAAAAATATTATCATTTTATTACAATGTGGTAATTCCTATTTTGAATAA
- a CDS encoding peptidylprolyl isomerase, which translates to MLNKVKTKALISVGAVAATSFILMMGYTAGQHSTAKQSRKEIELAAAKLVEDKQAEDKASILSSDTVKEFLTQYYTKEKLGENNTRIQPYMTESAYSQELSSQNDAMNQVYKDYILDYHFEKADIFVNQTTNQAIAMVSYNVTYVSDLKNANQSKTNQTETRTVKLSYSKLPGKLLVNQVQVWKSGLDDLDKATPKTLEESSSVPSLPNTTTK; encoded by the coding sequence ATGTTAAATAAAGTCAAAACTAAAGCCTTAATTAGTGTTGGAGCAGTGGCTGCAACTAGCTTTATTCTCATGATGGGATATACTGCTGGTCAACATTCTACTGCTAAACAAAGTCGCAAAGAAATCGAATTGGCTGCAGCTAAACTTGTAGAGGACAAACAAGCAGAAGATAAAGCCAGCATTTTGTCATCGGATACTGTAAAAGAATTTTTGACTCAGTACTATACGAAAGAAAAGCTCGGTGAAAATAATACACGTATTCAACCTTATATGACTGAATCGGCTTATTCTCAAGAATTGTCAAGTCAAAATGATGCCATGAACCAAGTGTATAAGGATTATATTTTGGATTATCATTTTGAAAAAGCTGATATCTTTGTCAATCAGACTACGAATCAAGCTATTGCCATGGTCTCTTATAATGTAACCTATGTATCTGATTTAAAGAATGCCAACCAATCAAAGACTAATCAGACAGAAACAAGAACAGTTAAGTTATCCTATTCTAAACTACCTGGTAAGTTATTGGTCAACCAAGTACAGGTTTGGAAATCTGGATTAGATGATTTGGATAAGGCCACTCCCAAAACTTTGGAAGAATCCTCATCTGTTCCATCATTGCCAAATACTACGACAAAATGA
- a CDS encoding DNA primase, with translation MEIEECKQISILDVASRLGISFKQVSSSVYEHPEHDSFRIFSNTNTFKWFSRDIQGDVIDFVRLVKGISFKKALAFLSEEPFQKEAVQEKRERPFYYPLNRIEDSNCSLARYYLTECRGISEEIVQKMIQQGLIAQASWKTNETVEPVIVLKSFDHRHKLQAASLQGIYKNHSLPRERLKTILKGSHGHVGISFDIGHPNRLVFCESFIDLMSYYELHQQSLSDVRLVSMEGLKRSVVAYQTLRLIAEENQKLEFLDTVIPSKLLPLINTIRDTTSYFDNHPDLLTLAVDCDDAGKDFSDKLSQSGLPVLLDLPDNESGKEKRDWNDILREKKSDLQFMLETVKETFGNPPVRQTSQCLEL, from the coding sequence ATGGAAATAGAAGAATGTAAGCAAATTTCAATTCTTGATGTAGCAAGTCGTTTAGGTATCTCCTTTAAACAAGTTTCTAGCAGTGTCTATGAACATCCTGAACACGATTCATTCCGGATTTTTTCGAATACAAATACTTTTAAATGGTTTTCAAGAGATATTCAAGGTGATGTCATTGATTTTGTTCGACTTGTTAAGGGAATTTCCTTTAAAAAAGCTCTAGCATTTCTTTCTGAAGAACCTTTTCAAAAAGAAGCTGTTCAAGAAAAAAGAGAGAGACCATTTTATTATCCTTTAAATAGAATAGAAGATTCTAACTGTAGTCTGGCCAGATATTACTTAACAGAATGTAGAGGAATTTCAGAAGAAATCGTACAAAAGATGATTCAACAAGGTTTGATAGCACAAGCCAGTTGGAAAACAAATGAAACTGTTGAACCTGTTATTGTTTTAAAAAGTTTTGATCATCGTCACAAACTGCAGGCAGCAAGCTTACAAGGGATTTATAAGAATCATTCTCTTCCAAGAGAGAGGTTGAAAACGATTCTAAAAGGAAGCCATGGACATGTTGGAATATCCTTTGATATTGGTCACCCCAATAGACTGGTCTTTTGTGAATCGTTCATCGACTTGATGAGCTATTACGAGCTACATCAACAAAGTCTATCAGATGTTCGTTTGGTATCTATGGAGGGATTAAAAAGGTCTGTTGTCGCTTATCAAACTTTACGACTGATAGCTGAAGAAAATCAGAAATTGGAATTCTTAGATACAGTAATACCTTCAAAGTTATTGCCTTTAATCAATACAATTCGTGATACCACCAGCTATTTTGATAATCATCCTGATTTATTGACACTGGCAGTAGATTGTGATGATGCAGGTAAAGATTTTTCTGATAAGTTATCTCAATCAGGATTGCCTGTTTTACTGGATTTACCTGATAATGAATCTGGGAAAGAAAAACGAGACTGGAACGATATTCTTCGAGAAAAGAAATCAGATTTACAATTTATGCTTGAGACTGTAAAAGAGACATTTGGAAATCCACCAGTAAGACAAACTTCTCAATGTTTAGAATTGTGA
- a CDS encoding chemotaxis protein, which produces MTKDWNFNQPLESKSENQEDPDKIAALFGNHQGGNDVNYEAAFQKRKQAPVTESNPSSKPKVTEVRTGKETDITTSYQQHLKRLIADNNSDIQSSQKKIEELHTLIDTKNKDNKKLQSIYDAISELH; this is translated from the coding sequence ATGACAAAAGATTGGAATTTTAATCAACCATTAGAAAGTAAATCAGAAAATCAAGAAGATCCAGATAAAATTGCGGCCTTATTTGGAAATCATCAAGGAGGTAATGATGTAAATTATGAAGCAGCTTTTCAAAAGAGAAAACAAGCCCCTGTGACGGAATCAAATCCTAGTTCTAAACCCAAAGTTACAGAGGTTAGAACAGGAAAAGAGACAGATATCACTACAAGTTATCAGCAACATCTTAAAAGACTGATTGCAGATAACAATAGCGATATTCAAAGTAGTCAAAAGAAAATTGAAGAGCTACATACGTTGATTGACACAAAGAATAAAGACAATAAGAAATTGCAGTCCATTTATGATGCGATTTCCGAATTACACTAA
- a CDS encoding antitoxin: MIGKNIKSLRKTHDLTQPEFARIIGISRNSLSRYENGTSSVSTELIDIICQKFNVSYVDIVGEDKMLNPVEDYELTLKIEIVKERGANLLSRLYRYQDSQGISIDDESNPWILMSDDLSDLIHTNIYLVETFDEIERYSGYLDGIERMLEISEKRMVA, translated from the coding sequence ATGATTGGAAAGAACATAAAATCCTTACGTAAAACACATGACTTAACACAACCCGAATTTGCACGAATTATAGGAATTTCTCGAAATAGCTTGAGTCGTTATGAAAATGGAACGAGTTCAGTCTCTACCGAATTAATAGACATCATTTGTCAGAAGTTTAATGTATCTTATGTCGATATTGTAGGAGAAGATAAAATGCTCAATCCTGTTGAAGACTATGAATTGACTTTAAAAATTGAAATTGTGAAAGAAAGAGGTGCTAATCTTTTATCTCGACTCTATCGTTATCAAGATAGTCAGGGAATTAGCATTGATGATGAATCTAATCCTTGGATTTTAATGAGTGATGATCTATCTGACTTGATTCATACGAATATCTATTTAGTAGAAACTTTTGATGAAATAGAGAGATATAGCGGCTATTTGGATGGAATTGAACGTATGTTAGAGATATCTGAAAAACGGATGGTAGCCTAG
- a CDS encoding toxin PezT — MEIQDYTDSEFKHALARNLRSLTRGKKSSKQPIAILLGGQSGAGKTTIHRIKQKEFQGNIVIIDGDSFRSQHPRYLELQQEYGKDSVEYTKDFAGKMVESLVTKLSSLGYNLLIEGTLRTVDVPKKTAQLLKNQGYEVQLALIATKPELSYLSTLIRYEELYAINPNQARATPKEHHDFIVNHLVDNTRQLEELAIFERIQIYQRDRGCVYDAKENTTSAADVLQELLFGEWSQVEKDMLKSGEERLKDLTN, encoded by the coding sequence GTGGAAATCCAAGATTATACTGACAGTGAATTCAAACATGCTCTAGCGCGGAACCTTCGCTCACTGACAAGAGGAAAAAAGTCCAGTAAGCAGCCTATAGCGATTTTGCTCGGAGGGCAAAGTGGTGCCGGTAAAACTACAATTCATCGGATTAAACAGAAAGAATTTCAAGGAAATATTGTTATCATAGATGGCGATAGTTTTCGTTCTCAGCATCCACGCTATTTAGAACTGCAGCAAGAATATGGTAAAGACAGTGTAGAATACACCAAAGATTTTGCAGGAAAAATGGTAGAGTCTTTAGTAACAAAATTGAGTAGTTTGGGATACAATCTTTTGATAGAGGGAACTTTACGAACAGTTGATGTTCCAAAGAAAACAGCACAACTCTTGAAAAATCAGGGATATGAAGTACAATTAGCCTTGATTGCGACAAAGCCCGAATTGTCCTATCTGAGCACCCTTATCCGATACGAAGAACTGTACGCTATCAATCCAAATCAAGCACGCGCAACTCCAAAAGAACATCATGATTTCATTGTAAATCATCTAGTTGATAATACACGACAATTGGAAGAACTAGCTATCTTTGAAAGAATTCAAATTTACCAACGAGATAGAGGTTGTGTATATGATGCAAAAGAAAATACAACTTCAGCGGCAGATGTTCTTCAAGAGTTACTGTTTGGGGAGTGGAGTCAAGTAGAGAAGGATATGCTTAAATCTGGAGAAGAAAGATTGAAAGATTTAACTAATTGA
- a CDS encoding chloramphenicol acetyltransferase: protein MNFNKIDLDNWKRKEIFNHYLNQQTTFSITTEIDISVLYRNIKQEGYKFYPAFIFLVTRVINSNTAFRTGYNSDGELGYWDKLEPLYTIFDGVSKTFSGIWTPVKNDFKEFYDLYLSDVEKYNGSGKLFPKTPIPENAFSLSIIPWTSFTGFNLNINNNSNYLLPIITAGKFINKGNSIYLPLSLQVHHSVCDGYHAGLFMNSIQELSDRPNDWLL from the coding sequence ATGAACTTTAATAAAATTGATTTAGACAATTGGAAGAGAAAAGAGATATTTAATCATTATTTGAACCAACAAACGACTTTTAGTATAACCACAGAAATTGATATTAGTGTTTTATACCGAAACATAAAACAAGAAGGATATAAATTTTACCCTGCATTTATTTTCTTAGTGACAAGGGTGATAAACTCAAATACAGCTTTTAGAACTGGTTACAATAGCGACGGAGAGTTAGGTTATTGGGATAAGTTAGAGCCACTTTATACAATTTTTGATGGTGTATCTAAAACATTCTCTGGTATTTGGACTCCTGTAAAGAATGACTTCAAAGAGTTTTATGATTTATACCTTTCTGATGTAGAGAAATATAATGGTTCGGGGAAATTGTTTCCCAAAACACCTATACCTGAAAATGCTTTTTCTCTTTCTATTATTCCATGGACTTCATTTACTGGGTTTAACTTAAATATCAATAATAATAGTAATTACCTTCTACCCATTATTACAGCAGGAAAATTCATTAATAAAGGTAATTCAATATATTTACCGCTATCTTTACAGGTACATCATTCTGTTTGTGATGGTTATCATGCAGGATTGTTTATGAACTCTATTCAGGAATTGTCAGATAGGCCTAATGACTGGCTTTTATAA
- a CDS encoding replication protein, whose translation MEKYTEKKQRNQVFQKFIKRHIGENQMDLVEDCNTFLSFVADKTLEKQKLYKANSCKNRFCPVCAWRKARKDALGLSLMMQYIKQQEKKEFIFLTLTTPNVMSDELENEIKRYNNSFRKLIKRKKVGSVIKGYVRKLEITYNKKRDDYNRHFHVLIAVNKSYFTDKRYYISQQEWLDLWRDVTGISEITQVQVQKIRQNNNKELYEMAKYSGKDSDYLINQKVFDAFYKSLKGKQVLVYSGLFKEAKKKLKNGDLDYLKEIDPTEYIYQIFYIWKQKEYLASELYDLTEQEKREINHKMIDEIEEEQ comes from the coding sequence ATGGAAAAGTATACTGAGAAAAAACAAAGAAATCAAGTATTTCAGAAATTTATTAAACGTCATATTGGAGAGAATCAAATGGATTTAGTTGAAGATTGCAATACATTTCTGTCTTTTGTAGCTGATAAAACTTTAGAAAAACAGAAATTATATAAAGCTAATTCTTGTAAAAATCGATTTTGTCCTGTCTGTGCTTGGAGAAAAGCTAGAAAAGATGCATTGGGTTTATCTTTGATGATGCAATATATTAAGCAGCAAGAGAAAAAGGAGTTTATCTTTTTAACTTTGACTACACCTAATGTAATGAGTGATGAATTAGAAAATGAAATAAAACGTTATAATAATTCTTTTAGAAAACTTATAAAGAGAAAAAAAGTAGGTAGTGTTATAAAGGGATATGTTCGTAAGTTAGAGATTACATATAATAAAAAAAGAGATGATTATAATCGTCATTTTCATGTGTTAATTGCAGTAAATAAATCGTATTTCACAGATAAAAGATATTATATTAGCCAACAAGAATGGTTAGATTTATGGCGTGATGTAACGGGCATTTCAGAAATAACACAAGTTCAAGTTCAAAAAATAAGACAAAATAATAATAAAGAATTATATGAAATGGCTAAGTATTCTGGTAAAGATAGTGATTATTTAATAAATCAAAAAGTCTTTGATGCATTTTATAAATCACTTAAAGGTAAACAGGTATTAGTTTATTCAGGATTATTTAAAGAGGCTAAAAAGAAATTAAAAAATGGGGATTTAGATTACTTAAAAGAAATTGATCCAACCGAATATATCTATCAAATTTTTTATATTTGGAAACAAAAAGAGTATTTAGCTAGTGAACTTTATGACTTAACAGAACAAGAAAAAAGAGAAATTAATCACAAAATGATAGACGAAATCGAGGAAGAACAATAA
- a CDS encoding toxin PezT produces the protein MEIQDYTDSEFKHALARNLRSLTRGQKSSKQPIAILLGGQSGAGKTTIHRIKQKEFQGNIVIIDGDSFRSQHPRYLELQQEYGKDSVEYTKDFAGKMVESLVTKLSSLGYNLLIEGTLRTVDVPKKTAQLLKNQGYEVQLALIATKPELSYLSTLIRYEELYAINPNQARATPKEHHDFIVNHLVDNTRQLEELAIFERIQIYQRDRSCIYDSGEDKTSAATVLHDLLFGEWNQVEKEMLKSGGERLKDLTN, from the coding sequence GTGGAAATCCAAGATTATACTGACAGTGAATTCAAACATGCTCTAGCGCGGAACCTTCGCTCACTGACAAGAGGACAAAAGTCCAGTAAGCAGCCTATAGCGATTTTGCTTGGAGGGCAAAGTGGTGCCGGTAAAACTACAATTCATCGGATTAAACAGAAAGAATTTCAAGGAAATATTGTTATCATAGATGGCGATAGTTTTCGTTCTCAGCATCCACGCTATTTAGAACTGCAGCAAGAATATGGTAAAGACAGTGTAGAATACACCAAAGATTTTGCAGGAAAAATGGTAGAGTCTTTAGTAACAAAATTGAGTAGTTTGGGATACAATCTTTTGATAGAGGGAACTTTACGAACAGTTGATGTTCCAAAGAAAACAGCACAACTCTTGAAAAATCAGGGATATGAAGTACAATTAGCCTTGATTGCGACAAAGCCCGAATTGTCCTATCTGAGCACCCTTATCCGATACGAAGAACTGTACGCTATCAATCCAAATCAAGCACGCGCAACTCCAAAAGAACATCATGATTTCATTGTAAATCATCTAGTTGATAATACACGACAATTGGAAGAACTAGCTATCTTTGAAAGAATTCAAATTTACCAACGAGATAGAAGTTGTATATATGATTCAGGAGAAGATAAAACTTCAGCAGCAACCGTTCTTCATGATTTACTATTTGGAGAATGGAATCAAGTGGAGAAAGAGATGCTTAAATCTGGAGGAGAAAGATTGAAAGATTTAACTAATTGA